One Rosa chinensis cultivar Old Blush chromosome 5, RchiOBHm-V2, whole genome shotgun sequence genomic region harbors:
- the LOC112166753 gene encoding uncharacterized protein LOC112166753 produces the protein MAASNVIFNISRSPLTQSPASHSLSPSLKTSRVCFTSASKFSKSRNAAEMNNDYSSSRRAYDGKDWCTKAKPTMEEDVEDDKPLLEKIKGAATDYAEETMENVKGASETISETTKEYADDAKEKTNEAAETIAAKAEEGTNKVAEPETTESDSENVKESQ, from the exons ATGGCAGCCagcaatgtcatcttcaacatcTCGAGGTCACCGTTAACTCAATCCCCGGCTTCACACTCTCTCAGTCCCTCTCTCAAAACCTCCAGGGTTTGCTTTACCTCCGCTTCCAAATTCTCCAAG AGTCGAAATGCAGCGGAAATGAATAATGACTACTCAAGTTCCCGCCGGGCGTATGACGGAAAGGACTGGTGTACCAAAGCAAAGCCAACCATGGAAGAAGATGTCGAAGATGACAAGCCACTCTTGGAGAAAATTAAGGGGGCAGCGACGGACTACGCGGAAGAAACGATGGAGAACGTAAAAGGAGCATCGGAGACTATATCAGAGACGACCAAGGAGTATGCAGATGATGCAAAGGAGAAGACAAACGAGGCAGCGGAGACTATAGCGGCCAAGGCGGAGGAGGGGACTAACAAGGTGGCGGAGCCGGAGACGACGGAGAGTGACAGTGAGAATGTCAAGGAGAGTCAGTGA